The following are encoded in a window of Sphaerisporangium siamense genomic DNA:
- a CDS encoding T4 family baseplate hub assembly chaperone, whose translation MMITAADLLSVWESGADAGNAQRAVLLHAVARPEAPDLLDAPVGARDAELFALRRSLFGARIPVLLSCPECGERLEFDFDTRAVPPPEPSPVEPITLTVDSWTVVVRVPTSGDLLVAARSASPRAVLLERCVPEARRDGEPVPVAALPAEVVARVAEAAGCADPGADVRLDVRCPECGRMVRAGLDITLCLWTELDAWARATLLEVSLLAASYGWDEADILAMSSARRRCYLELAGHA comes from the coding sequence GTGATGATCACGGCGGCCGACCTGCTGTCCGTCTGGGAGTCGGGCGCGGACGCGGGCAACGCCCAGCGCGCCGTGCTGCTGCACGCCGTCGCCCGGCCGGAGGCCCCCGACCTGCTCGACGCGCCGGTCGGAGCGCGCGACGCCGAGCTGTTCGCGCTGCGCCGGTCGCTGTTCGGCGCCCGCATCCCGGTGCTGCTGTCCTGTCCGGAGTGCGGCGAGCGGCTGGAGTTCGACTTCGACACCCGCGCCGTGCCCCCGCCGGAGCCTTCGCCGGTCGAGCCGATCACCCTCACCGTGGACTCCTGGACGGTCGTCGTGCGCGTCCCGACCTCCGGCGACCTGCTGGTCGCCGCCCGGTCGGCGAGCCCGCGCGCGGTCCTGCTCGAACGCTGCGTGCCGGAGGCTCGGCGGGACGGCGAGCCGGTCCCGGTGGCGGCGCTGCCCGCCGAAGTCGTCGCCCGGGTCGCGGAGGCGGCGGGCTGCGCCGATCCGGGGGCCGACGTCCGGTTGGACGTCCGGTGCCCGGAATGCGGTCGGATGGTGCGGGCCGGGCTGGACATCACCCTCTGCCTGTGGACCGAACTGGACGCCTGGGCACGTGCCACGTTGCTGGAGGTGTCCCTCCTCGCCGCCTCCTACGGGTGGGATGAGGCCGACATCCTGGCGATGAGCTCGGCACGGCGACGCTGCTACCTGGAGCTGGCCGGCCATGCATGA